In Ignavibacteriales bacterium, the genomic stretch ACTAAGAATTAATGGTTTAGGTGCACCACGAGCTTTTTATACACCAATCCTTCGCGAGATTAAAATTCCAAATGTAAGCTATGGAGAAGACTACGCCCTCGGTTTAGCCATTTCCCGTAACTACCAGATTGGCAGAATTTACGAACCAGTTTATCTTTGCCGCAGATGGGAAGAAAATTCTGATGCATCGCTTGATATTGTTAAAATGAATGGATACAATCTTTATAAAGATAGAATCCGCAGCCTTGAAGTTCTTGCACGACAAAGAAAAAATGCGCTATGATAGACAAAGTTTTAATTCCAGATTCTGATTTAAAACCCTGGTTAACAGGTGATGACCTTGGCAGTAAAACCAAAGCTCTTCTTGCACATCAGAAAGAGAACTGGCAGCTTTGTGCCAACGGTTATAAAAGTTTAGATAGTGTGGAAGTACGATCATTTGAGTTTGACGGATTTATTATTAAAGTACAGTTTAACCCGGGGCGGATCATTTCATCATCAGCAAAGGTTGATGAAAAATCCATTAAGGAAAGGAAGTGTTTCCTTTGTTTTAATAATTTACCACCAGAACAACGTGGAATACTTTACAGGAATAATTACCTTATTCTTTGTAATCCTTATCCAATCTTTAACGAGCATTTTACATTACCAAATATAGAACATCTGCCACAGGCAATTGATGATTCCTTTGCTGAGCTTTTAAGTTTTAGTAAAGAACTTGGTAAGTATTACACCGTTTTCTATAACGGACCCAAATGCGGTGCTTCTGCTCCGGATCATTTACATTTTCAGGCAGGTAATAAATTTTTTATGCCGATCGACAAAGAATATGAATCAATAAAAAGTAAACTTGGTAACAAGATTATTGAAGAAGAAAATCTTGCAGTTTACGCAGTTGATAAATATTTACGCCGGTTTATCTCTCTGGAATCGAGCAGCAAAGAAATCCTTGTAAAAGCCTTTGAAACATTTTACAATATTTACGAAAAGATTTCTGCTCCGGGTGAAGAACCGATGATGAACATTCTTTCTACTTACGAAAGTGAAAAATGGAAAGTCATTATATTCCCGCGCGCCAAACATCGTCCTTCTTATTACTTTGCAGAAGGTGATGAGAATATACTTCTTAGTCCCGCTGGGGTAGATTTGGGAGGCACCCTAATAACTCCGCTTGAAAAAGATTTTAAAAAGATAACCAAAGACCAGGTAATTGATATCTTCCGTCAGGTAACTGTTACTACAGAATTTTTTGAATTCATTAAAAAAAGCTTGAAGGCTGAAATTACTTCCACTACAAGTGAAAGTGTAAAATAATAAGGAAACCAAAAATGAAAAAGAACATTGCGTTTGTCTTCCTGCTTTTAATTATTGTTTCTTCTTCTTTGAACGCACAATTGGTAAGAAGCTATGGTTTTAAAATTGGCGGCAATCTTGCAAAGCAGGATTTTAATTATGCCTCAAATCTTTCAATTGATTTGAAAACAGATAACCGTTTTGGATTAAACGTTGGGGCTTTCATCGAGTTTCTTGATCTGCCGGTAGCAAGCATTATTGCAGAGGTTGATTACACACAGAAGGGGATGAAATATACATCTACTGTAAGAACCACCGAACATCCAGAAGGAATAGGAACAACGACTGTAAATAACAGAATTGATTATTTATCGATCCTCTTACTCGGCAAAGTAAGATATAACCTCATTCTTTTTTCTCCTTATTTACTTGCCGGACCAAGAGTAGATATTGAGATAAACAAAAATATTGATAAAAATTACGATGAAGTTTACAAAGATTTCAAGAAAGGAAATTTTGGATTAACATTTGGGATTGGAACAGAAATAATTAAAATGCTGCTTGCAGAAATCCGCTACAATGTTGATTTAACGGATGCATATTCCACTGCGAATCTGAAAGTTAAAAACCAATCAATTGATTTTTTGGTTGGTATAATGTTATAATGGAAAGAAATTATTTTAGGGAATTGCTGAACAGTGGAAGCGATTCCCCATTTTTTTTCAATCAACTTTAACTACAATCAAGCTGATATCATCTTCAAAATTTCCGCTGGTAAATGTGGTAATT encodes the following:
- a CDS encoding porin family protein, which codes for MKKNIAFVFLLLIIVSSSLNAQLVRSYGFKIGGNLAKQDFNYASNLSIDLKTDNRFGLNVGAFIEFLDLPVASIIAEVDYTQKGMKYTSTVRTTEHPEGIGTTTVNNRIDYLSILLLGKVRYNLILFSPYLLAGPRVDIEINKNIDKNYDEVYKDFKKGNFGLTFGIGTEIIKMLLAEIRYNVDLTDAYSTANLKVKNQSIDFLVGIML
- a CDS encoding DUF4922 domain-containing protein → MIDKVLIPDSDLKPWLTGDDLGSKTKALLAHQKENWQLCANGYKSLDSVEVRSFEFDGFIIKVQFNPGRIISSSAKVDEKSIKERKCFLCFNNLPPEQRGILYRNNYLILCNPYPIFNEHFTLPNIEHLPQAIDDSFAELLSFSKELGKYYTVFYNGPKCGASAPDHLHFQAGNKFFMPIDKEYESIKSKLGNKIIEEENLAVYAVDKYLRRFISLESSSKEILVKAFETFYNIYEKISAPGEEPMMNILSTYESEKWKVIIFPRAKHRPSYYFAEGDENILLSPAGVDLGGTLITPLEKDFKKITKDQVIDIFRQVTVTTEFFEFIKKSLKAEITSTTSESVK